In Candidatus Binatota bacterium, one DNA window encodes the following:
- a CDS encoding alkaline phosphatase: MAFVVVGLSVASCSLIQRDQRAAVADRVPVQSADPWYAAGRAAVDRADGLRADKRQARSLVLFVGDGMGMTTVTAARILAGQRLGLAGEEHRLAWEDFPHVALTKTYNTNQQVPDSGGTATALLSGVKTMARVIGVDSGVVRGDCASQAGHETASLFDLAEAAGMATGVVTTTRLTHATPAAAYAHSVERYWEVDSRMPEEALDTGCVDVARQLVAFGAGDGLDVALGGGRRNFLSDDGKGAGTAACRAALDGGAEGKAGSCRGKREDGRDLVAAWVDGGDGRRAVFTADGLRTAGNGPGLLGLFADSHLPYVVDQRHAGIDLAAAADPADKEAAVPSLALMTVRALDVLTQSDAGFVLLVEGGRIDHGHHRGQAGRALEETLEFDRAVRAALERVDDRTLVVVTADHDHGLAFSGLATRGNPILGPVVINDLDGSSREQADMAADGRAYTALTYAGGKGAIVEGGEGVCRADPGDSDPGDAGSGDAGEDCRAPGTRPDLLQQDWASGDYRQQALVPMMDLPYDGERYVMEMHGGADIAAWARGPGAWRLQGTVEQNVVFHVMARALGLAD, encoded by the coding sequence GTGGCGTTTGTTGTCGTGGGCCTGTCGGTGGCCTCGTGTTCGCTGATCCAGCGCGACCAGCGGGCAGCCGTGGCTGACCGGGTTCCCGTGCAATCGGCGGACCCCTGGTACGCGGCTGGCCGCGCGGCTGTGGATCGGGCCGACGGCCTGCGTGCCGACAAGCGGCAAGCGCGATCGCTGGTGCTGTTCGTGGGCGACGGCATGGGCATGACCACGGTAACGGCGGCTCGCATACTGGCTGGCCAGCGCCTGGGCCTGGCCGGTGAAGAACACAGGCTTGCGTGGGAAGACTTTCCCCACGTGGCGCTGACCAAGACTTACAACACCAACCAGCAGGTGCCCGACTCGGGGGGCACGGCCACTGCCTTGCTCAGCGGGGTGAAAACCATGGCGCGGGTCATCGGCGTGGACTCGGGGGTGGTGCGTGGAGACTGCGCCTCGCAGGCCGGGCACGAAACAGCGAGCCTGTTCGACCTCGCCGAGGCAGCCGGCATGGCTACCGGCGTGGTTACCACCACGCGACTTACCCACGCGACCCCGGCCGCGGCCTACGCGCACTCCGTGGAGCGTTACTGGGAAGTCGACTCGCGCATGCCCGAAGAGGCCCTCGACACCGGCTGCGTGGACGTGGCTCGGCAGCTGGTAGCGTTTGGGGCTGGCGACGGCCTGGATGTGGCCCTGGGCGGAGGCAGGCGTAATTTTCTCAGCGATGACGGCAAGGGCGCTGGCACAGCTGCTTGTCGAGCCGCGCTCGATGGTGGCGCTGAGGGCAAGGCGGGAAGCTGCCGAGGCAAGCGCGAAGACGGCCGCGATCTTGTAGCCGCGTGGGTGGACGGCGGCGACGGCAGGCGCGCGGTCTTTACCGCCGACGGTCTGCGCACGGCCGGCAACGGGCCGGGCCTGCTGGGGCTGTTTGCCGACTCGCACCTGCCTTACGTTGTTGACCAACGGCACGCCGGGATAGACCTCGCCGCCGCGGCCGACCCGGCTGACAAAGAAGCAGCCGTACCGTCGCTCGCGCTCATGACCGTGCGTGCCCTCGATGTGCTCACCCAGTCAGACGCGGGCTTCGTGCTGCTGGTCGAAGGCGGACGCATAGACCACGGCCACCACAGGGGGCAGGCCGGTCGCGCTCTCGAAGAGACGCTCGAATTCGATCGTGCGGTGCGCGCCGCGCTCGAGCGCGTTGACGATCGCACGCTGGTCGTAGTGACGGCCGATCACGACCACGGCCTTGCGTTCTCAGGCCTGGCCACGCGCGGTAACCCGATACTGGGCCCGGTGGTCATCAATGATCTCGATGGCTCTTCCCGCGAGCAGGCCGACATGGCCGCCGACGGTCGCGCCTATACCGCCTTGACCTACGCCGGCGGCAAGGGAGCGATCGTTGAGGGAGGCGAGGGAGTGTGTCGCGCCGACCCAGGCGACTCCGACCCAGGCGACGCTGGCTCCGGGGATGCGGGCGAGGATTGCCGGGCGCCGGGCACGCGGCCCGACCTGCTCCAGCAGGATTGGGCCTCGGGTGACTACCGGCAGCAGGCGTTGGTGCCCATGATGGACCTGCCCTACGACGGCGAGCGCTACGTTATGGAGATGCACGGCGGGGCCGACATCGCCGCCTGGGCAAGAGGCCCGGGTGCGTGGCGGCTGCAGGGCACGGTGGAGCAGAACGTGGTCTTCCACGTCATGGCCCGCGCCCTCGGCCTGGCCGACTGA